Within Carassius gibelio isolate Cgi1373 ecotype wild population from Czech Republic chromosome A21, carGib1.2-hapl.c, whole genome shotgun sequence, the genomic segment aaaaatatttttttactattttatttcagttaacatagTATTTATATGtagctaaatattttttaatggtttaattttcattttagtcaATGCTAAAATCCCTGGACCTGGAGTTTCTTGCTGCCGTTCTAATTTTTTGTCTCACTAAAAAAGCAGATCTCAGTTTGCTTGACTCTAACTCTTCATTACTTCAAAAGTTAATTTATAACTAGTCCCTGACTGGTCCATTGCTCGTGCACGTCTCTGATATTTTTGAATTTACTGAACTGTGTGGTGTTTTGTTAACAGGAGGTCACGGCTCAGTCACGACAGAGTATGGGATGCCCTCCAGTCACTCGCAGTTCATCTGGTTTTTTGTtgtatacttttttctttttctttatttaaggTAAGACTTGCtctttttttatgacatcatactaaagtaaaaaagaacagaatttactagaaaagatacatttttactgtttttagttGTGTTTTAATATCATTTACTTgggaaaaactacaaaaaaaacctttatttatattaatatatgaataagTTTGGTATCAGCCGGAAAGAAgtattttctgctcaccaaggctgcctttaATTGATGattaaaaataccataaaaacagcaagattgtgaaatattattgcaatttaaaataagtttttttatatgaatatatctgttaaactgtaatttatttctgtgatgcactgctgtattttcagcatcactcctGCAGTcttcatgatcttcagaaatcattctaatttactgatttgctgctcaagaaacatttctgattattatcgatgttgaaaacagttcttcatatttttttgcaaactgattcaggattctttgatgaataaatagttaaaaaaaacaacatttaatcatgcattttaatgaaatgattCCAGAATGCATCAGACGAACAATGCCAGGTGTGTTGAATTGTTATGGCGGCATATACTGTCCATCGTTCTGCTGGCCGTGGCTCTGTCCGTTTCATACAGCAGGTAAAGTGGCTTTATTCTTTCAGCGAGTGCAGTAGTtcaatcttactgtatttctgatgcaTTGCTCTTGTTTGTCCTCATAGGGTCTACCTCCTGTACCACACCTGGAGTCAGGTGATTTATGGAGGTGTGGCCGGGATGGTGATGGGAGTGGTTTGGTTTTTTATCACCCAAGAGGTGCTAACGCCACTCTTTCCCAAGATAGCAGCCTGGTAATGATGCTAGTTCTTCACAAGACAAGTCGTTTATATACAGAGAGCTCTGTCTCATGGTCTTGGTTTCTCTTTTTCGTCTCAGGCCGATCTCAGAGTTTTTTCTGGTGAGAGATACGAGTCTCATTCCCAACATCCTGTGGTTTGAATACACCGTAACCAGATCAGAAGCCAGGTAAACTCACCCACAAGTCTTCTGGAGTATTTTTATAGTCATTTTAAGTTACTTTTATGTCCTTTTTGTAATTGAGAAGCCCTAGTATAAATTAACTTTCACTGCATTTTACGAATTTGCCAGACTCTGATCATTGCATTCAAGGCACATAGTTTATCAGTATAGTTTATCATGGCAAGCAAAGTCAATGTTTGAGCCACAGGAAAGCAGGGATTTCTGGCTTTTATATGAAAAGGTACAAAATAAAATTGATAACTGATAAAAAATTGATAAAGTCTTTAAAATAAAGCTGTTTACAGGAGGTGTGCATAACCTTTAAAACAAATAAGAGGTGAAACTGAATGTTATATGAGTTTGTGTGATTATTGAATTATTTAGCATGGGGTTTGCAATCCTTGGGACTAATTTGGGGTGTgtctaaaaaaattatatatatataattattttttttttttaaatgcaataaaaaattgaatccatatgaaagttatttttcctATTGAAACTGATACACAAAATAGTAATTTGATCCACACATGactaatcttatatacaggcactggactaaaaatacatccaTCAGCCATCGCTTCCGAAATGAATGCAatgggtcatcttgttaatgctataaattaattacagcaataaaataaaatttcatcaaGAACATAaacaatatcacattagaccacagaaattccaagattacatttcccttacattcagcttccaaaagtgcattcatctttgacATGTGACAATCATTTTGTTGACTAGTGCTTTGttctgtattaacaaaaacataaatggcattaataaaaacactgacaagctatgcaatattacattcataatcaaatgtgattcatctaatgaaAGGGTTttagcgtagcttgtcagtgatctacggctctgtgctttaaatgcatctgaataatttccatttGAAAGCACATGATGGAGATTTATTGATACTATTAATCTCAGAACTGGTTTATCTGTCGAGATACGCATTTATTTGTTGATCACAGAGTAGAAGTAGATCAGGAAAACTCATCTAGGATTCTGGGTGTATTCGGAGCGCCTCCATTACTATAtagagtgcgtggaatggtgcgctgtgattggttgagcggatATATCGCATTCCgcaaaaaagggagactggcaCTTGTTGCGTTTTGGGCAAAAAGGGAGAAGCCCTGACCTAATAACTCTGCAAATATCGCATtttacgtaaaaaaataaaaataaataaataaatacttttaagtatttttatgccATTTATCAccaaattcttcaaaaaaaataaataaatataaatatatatatatatacacccttTTTTTTGGTATTCTTTGCTACATAATAATACTTAAGCCTTGTTtgtgaaataaatttaataaaatcaaatatttataaaaaaatatattaatttttaatgattattaatgcTATTATGTGTAGGGGCTAGCTAGTTTTGGGGTTTAGATAACTGTTGTAGGGGAatgtacagttaaaacccaaggaccagatatgatgaatgaagaccaggagtcagagatgcgTTCAATTAAAGAAAGATTTACTGAAGAACATGGTTTGcagtttcatcagcagaagtcagcttcaggACTCACGATGGAGTTCGTAGGCCGCTCTGCGTACAATTCAAAATCAGCAACAATTATACCCTGACGGAGGATAGTTATTTCATCAATGcataagtcaacaaaattctgactGGTTTCAAAACCTAGAATAACTTTGTTTCCACATATAGACGTAAACATATCTTCTAACAGCTATTTTGGTGACAAATGATCCGAGGTCAGATGCAATGCatctctccaaagacgtatatttGATACGCTGgacgtttgtcctgggactgtctgagcttctccctgtacagacggacactaacacacatacacttatCAGAGAACTTATCAGAACGTCAAGGCCGCCGAGCAATAGCTAGAATTTTATCAGTATgcttcattacacacacactatGAAATCATCCTCTTAGAGACTAGAAGAACAGCATAAAGCAGGATTCTGCTTATTAAAGagacattttcacaaaataacttGATTGGCTGAGCTTGATGATTGCAGTTAACTTGACAATGTGTCTAAAATATTCTAAGTTTGACTGAGATCTTCCTGCCATACTGCCttagtgatgtcacttcctgtgtggAATGATTTTAATGTAAAGTATCATGTTTTTATAAGCAGGAAAATTTTGAAAGTGACAGATTTGCATGAAACACTTACCGACATTTTGGGATTTAAAATAGTTGCTATTAGATTATAGTTGATCTAATAGTTCATCCTAGCTTAAAGTGTCTTGTAAACCTTTGACTTATAGTTTTCTTTGGTTGTCTTCTCTTACAGAAACAGACAACGAAAGCTGGGAACGAAGCTTCAGTGATTTTCTACAAAACCCATTGATAACTGACAGaaaggaccacacacacacacacacacacaaacacacaaacacactggagTTTCATAGTCGGGACTGTTCTGGTTGACGTGAAAGCGGAGAACAGTGTATTTCTGGACCAAAGGAGTGAGTTCGTAGCGCAGACGTGAGCGTTATCACATCTCCTCCCCTCGTCCCTATACTTCCCCTTTCCTCCTGATGCATGCAGACCGTGCAAGAAACAACAACTATTTAATGACAAATCTAATATATGTTTTATTCATTACCGTTCACAGGGAAGATCTTAACAGCGACGTTTTACGACATGACAAACCTATCAGCATggcattacttttatttaaacGACGTGTTAAAGGACCAGGGACAGGAATGCTGGGTAATAAAAGCAGTGCAGTAACAAATACAACCTGGATGAGGGTGTGGGGTTGCTCATTTGTATATCTTAAAAGACATAAATACTCATCAGAAAATATGTCCAGgtcacagttcacccaaaaataataaaatagaaatttaaGCCTATTTTCGAGGCGATTTTGTTTGCATTTGACATTTTCACGAGGgctaataatattttcttttcaaattctTTTTAAcatcattttgcatattttttttattctcaataatgattatcatttgtctttttttttcttctgaaattattattttttttccatgtaaaaaaaaatcttaatggtttgattaagtcaaaaaaaaaaattttttttcagaaatgaattttttttttttttcatggaaaaaaaaaaacttaaaattttcTTTTGCCATAATATTCATTTCTTGTTCAATTTTGAAGTGAAACATGCTGAAGCTGATTCCACCATTAGAGTTTCTCACGATGTTTTCTAAGAATTTTaaatttgtatctcacaattcctCTTctgcaattctgacatttttctcacAAAAGTTCAtatcttgcattttttttaaatgagaattGTAAGTTATATTTCCgccacagcataaaaaaaaatctaaataatgtaaACTTTTTATTCCACAAATCTGAGTTTCTATCTTGCAATGCACATGTagtcaaaattgcaagatataaactcagaattgtgaggaaaaaaaagtctaaattctgAGACAAACTCTGCAAAATTAATTCTGTGGTGGAAACCGGCTTCCATAGGAACGAACATGTCCATGACATCATCTTGACGGGTTATTTATCTTGACTTCCTGTTAAAAAGTGTAacataaacttaaatagactTTTAAACAGCTCATGTTAGCACTAATAGTTTTTGCTCAGCtggccctttctgttttaaagttTGCCCCCATGCAGACATTTTTTGCATTTGATTTTCCTCCAGATTTCCGGGAGCAGGATTTGGGAAATGTCTTGAGCATAAAGGCATTAGAGAACATGGTGTTGTTACAACAAGTGGTGCTGGGAACAAAATTAGGTCATGGGAACAAATTTAGTGCCTGTTTTTAGTCAGAATGATGTAatactttagtttcagtttttctGTTTCTGACACGTTTGTCCCTGATGTGTTTTCACACACGACATCTCTGCTGCGATTTTCCCATAATACCACTTTTGAGTATTTAAGGACACCTTTCCAACCGCTACGACACGATTACTTGacaaatggaaatataaaaaggACAAAACATAATCAGAACCCAAACCTCAGGTTTAGAAAGTGTCTGTGACGAGATGTTTATATAAAGGGAAGAGAGGTTATTGCATAATTTGAAGATGATCCTCTCTTATATCATGTGTAATTCATATCAGGCTGAATAAAAAAGTATGAACTGTCGCAGTTATTTGTGCTAGTCTGAGTAAATGTGGATGTTGGTTTGTGTTCTTGTTTAATTAACTATGTATTGATTTAAGGTGCATTATCACTTCCGAAAGTACTCAAGCTAGTTAATATTGTCATTATGTAGTCTCCATATTCACAGTAATGTACTTATTACTACAACGCTAGCACAAATATATGAATTTTAATAGTGCtttttgaagaaaatattaaatcaacTTCATGTACACTGCTGTTTAAAAGGCTGAGTTCAGCAAGATTTTAAAAGTGATGTACAGAAGTCTCTTTTGGTCATAATGAATGCatatatttgaccaaaaatacagaaaaaatatatatatattgtaaaatattattaccatttaaataatagttttctatttcaatatactttgaaatataatttatttctgtgatgcgaagctgaattttcatcagcatcattactccaggcttcatgatcctccagaaataatTCTATTATGctcatttattatcaatgttggaaacttttgcagcttaatattttattatatttttgcatttacagttaaaacccgaGGACCGGGTGTTGAAATGAACAGAAGTCAGAGATGCAATTAATTGAAGAAAATAATTAGTAGTTTAATCAGCAGAAGTCGGCATCAACACTCAATTCAAAATCACCAGAAATTATAATAACAGAGGATACTAACTGCTTCATTGCATAAGTCagcaaaattctgattggttccaaaccCTAGATAAACTTAGTTTCTACATATGTGATGCAAAAATTAATAtcgttttaaaagcaatccatatatGGTGGATTCTACTCATCTAAGGTCAATGCAATACCCTTGGTTAGAATATTCAAAAGCAATTCAAACTGTAagtaaaataatacaaagtatataaCCAGTATATAAAATACCTGCATTTCAAGATAACAATAAAAGTCAATGTATCTGAGTTGAATAAAACCTGTAAGTAGATCAAAGAGTTCAAGTGAGCCTCCGGAATATGAGAAGAAAAAGGTGAGaaaagactaagtccagctagaagggtctagTCTGAACtcagtattatatctgtcttacagtcatttatattatcacagaaatactgggataaagtttatagtttaaatataaacattgatgtctatatggcagcgatcaaaatataacaaatccccttttgaaagtactgcgctttaaataacgtttgtgtcgattgcattgtttcaccaacaggtggcgacaagtgtcttaatttatttgtcaatgaattaatttttcattcaagagaatcgttcaaaaacgctgattcatccagaaatgaaacaagtgtagtaggtttatgagtgagtcgttgaatcagtgatctaaacaactttttcaccattctaatattaaaaaaactggggttttaaatatattatatatacactaccagtcaaaagtttttgaaccataagatgtgtaatgtttttttaaagtctcttctgctca encodes:
- the LOC127941638 gene encoding dolichyldiphosphatase 1 isoform X1, whose product is MASEEQCSAPPRWRSISLTHVEYPAGDLTGQVLAFMSLLPIAILVGFVTLIVFKRELHTISFFGGLVMNEGLNWLLKHILQEPRPCGGGHGSVTTEYGMPSSHSQFIWFFVVYFFLFLYLRMHQTNNARCVELLWRHILSIVLLAVALSVSYSRVYLLYHTWSQVIYGGVAGMVMGVVWFFITQEVLTPLFPKIAAWPISEFFLVRDTSLIPNILWFEYTVTRSEARNRQRKLGTKLQ
- the LOC127941638 gene encoding dolichyldiphosphatase 1 isoform X2; the protein is MSLLPIAILVGFVTLIVFKRELHTISFFGGLVMNEGLNWLLKHILQEPRPCGGGHGSVTTEYGMPSSHSQFIWFFVVYFFLFLYLRMHQTNNARCVELLWRHILSIVLLAVALSVSYSRVYLLYHTWSQVIYGGVAGMVMGVVWFFITQEVLTPLFPKIAAWPISEFFLVRDTSLIPNILWFEYTVTRSEARNRQRKLGTKLQ